CGTGGTGCCCGGGATCGCCGCCCTGATCGCTGCCGCCAACAGCCGTGCCGTCCCGGTCGTGATCGTGACAAACCAGTCGGGCGTGGGGCGCGGTCTCTATGGCTGGTCCGACTTCAACGCCGTCCAGTCTGAGATCGCAAGGCATCTCGCCAACATGCATGCGCGGTGGGATGCGGTCTTCGCATCGCCGTTCCCGCCCGGAAACTGGCCCATGCGCAAGCCACATCCCGGCATGCTGCTCGCCGGCGCCGAAGCCTTCGATCTCGACCTCGAGCGTTCGTGGATCCTGGGCGATCGCGCCACCGACATGGAAGCCGGACAGCGCGCCGGGATCGAGGGCGGTCTCTTCGTGGGCAACGGCTACGACGACGACGAAATCATGAACGCCCTGGCGCATGCAAGCGACAGCTATGCGGTGCGCCCCATCGCCAAACCCCATCAAGCCCTCATGCACCTGCCATTCCTGAAAAACGCTTGAATCAACTGCAACGCAGCGCTAAGCGGGCGCAACGTTCGGAGTGTTCATGGACCTTGCTCATTTTTACAAAGCCGAGTTCGACCAGCACGAGACAGCCGTCTCCGCAACGCGCGCCACGCTAAAAGAACCGTTCGCCCGGCTGGTCGACACCTGCAAACAGCGGGTGACGCTTGCGCTCAAGAACTCCGAACATTCAAATCTCCTGCCTCTTCGAATTTCGGATTTTCATGAGATGACGGGTCGCGGGCTTTTGTCTCACATGTCAAGTTCCGCCGGGTTTTTCCGGTCTTCCGCTTACGCCCCACCATGTTTGGCGTTTCAAACCGCCTGCCCTCCAGGATTTCGGGAATGGGCAGCATCTGCATCCTCGGGTGGGATTTCCTCATCACTATCAGGTAGCCCGCACTCGCCATTTCGTGTGCGAAGTTCTAGTGTTTGCAGCTAACGGGCTCGTCCATCAACCTATTGATTGCTTAATCTTTCAACTGTGGGACGAACGCAGCATTTGTGCACTACAGCCACGTCACCGATCATCGTCAAGACCATGTCTCCACGCTGGGAACCAGCCTGGC
This is a stretch of genomic DNA from Rhodospirillales bacterium. It encodes these proteins:
- a CDS encoding HAD-IIIA family hydrolase translates to VVPGIAALIAAANSRAVPVVIVTNQSGVGRGLYGWSDFNAVQSEIARHLANMHARWDAVFASPFPPGNWPMRKPHPGMLLAGAEAFDLDLERSWILGDRATDMEAGQRAGIEGGLFVGNGYDDDEIMNALAHASDSYAVRPIAKPHQALMHLPFLKNA